One Synergistaceae bacterium genomic region harbors:
- a CDS encoding TSUP family transporter — translation MEWTLSQLLIICPLIFIGGVVDAIGGGGGLITLPAYMISGFPVHFAIATNKISSSMGTLTAFVKFMRDGYMPLKLSAVGIIFALIGSSLGAKTALLISDYFFRILMLVILPVTAWYVFRSQDLLREQKNTADEITSRTYIICALVALGTGFYDGFYGPGAGTFMLLLLAGLAGLSVQRANGVTKAINLATNIAALAVYFVNGKAVLPVGIIAGVFSIAGNYIGAKFFEKGGAKAVRPVILIVLSLFFVRVIYDIIIL, via the coding sequence ATGGAGTGGACATTATCGCAGCTCCTCATCATTTGCCCGTTAATATTCATAGGCGGAGTCGTTGACGCTATCGGCGGGGGCGGAGGTCTAATCACGCTTCCGGCTTACATGATTTCCGGCTTCCCTGTTCATTTCGCCATTGCCACGAACAAAATTAGCTCCTCAATGGGAACATTAACGGCTTTCGTGAAATTCATGCGCGACGGATATATGCCCCTGAAACTTTCTGCTGTCGGAATAATTTTCGCCCTCATCGGATCTTCACTCGGCGCAAAAACAGCCCTCCTCATCAGTGATTACTTCTTCCGTATCCTTATGCTTGTGATACTTCCTGTAACAGCGTGGTATGTTTTCAGGAGTCAGGATTTATTGCGCGAACAAAAGAATACTGCTGACGAAATCACCTCACGTACATACATAATCTGCGCTCTTGTTGCACTTGGGACGGGCTTCTATGATGGCTTCTACGGCCCGGGCGCGGGTACGTTCATGCTATTGTTGCTGGCGGGGCTTGCGGGACTCAGCGTTCAGAGGGCTAACGGCGTAACGAAGGCGATAAATCTTGCGACAAACATCGCGGCACTCGCTGTGTATTTCGTGAACGGTAAAGCGGTTCTCCCTGTCGGAATAATCGCGGGAGTCTTCAGCATTGCGGGGAACTATATCGGCGCAAAGTTTTTCGAGAAAGGCGGGGCGAAAGCTGTACGGCCTGTAATTTTGATTGTGCTATCATTATTTTTTGTCCGCGTGATTTATGACATTATCATTTTGTGA
- the purD gene encoding phosphoribosylamine--glycine ligase: MNILIIGGGGREHAIAKLIAKNPKVSKIYALPGNGGISQLAECVKISAEDIDGIISFAKTHPVDFAIVAPDDPLALGAVDRLEAEAGVKCFGPTKNAAIIESSKIFAKELMTKYHIPTAGYKIFDDIDKALSHAALSDCPIVIKADGLAKGKGVTVAENFQQAKDAIISCMKDKSFGASGERILIEECLSGHEVTVLAFTDGHTIVPMVSSMDHKRAYDGNKGPNTGGMGVIAPNPYYTPEIADECMRTIFLPTIDAMNKEGRTFKGCLYFGLMLTADGPKVIEYNCRFGDPEAEAVLPLMESDLLDVMMAVRDERLADCPVKFRDGASCCVVCASSGYPGSYLTGYPIDFGDAGDMAGVEIFHAGTKSEGGKILTSGGRVLAVTAVSDDAESARSKAYEAVSKISFEGMRYRSDIGGC, from the coding sequence ATGAACATACTAATAATCGGCGGAGGCGGACGCGAACACGCAATCGCAAAACTCATCGCAAAGAATCCCAAAGTCAGCAAGATTTACGCGCTCCCCGGCAACGGCGGAATATCCCAGCTTGCCGAATGCGTCAAAATTTCAGCAGAAGACATTGACGGCATAATCTCATTCGCAAAGACTCACCCTGTCGATTTCGCCATCGTAGCACCTGATGACCCTCTCGCGCTCGGTGCTGTCGACAGATTAGAGGCTGAAGCGGGCGTTAAATGTTTCGGCCCGACAAAGAATGCCGCCATAATCGAGAGCAGCAAGATTTTCGCCAAAGAGTTAATGACAAAGTACCACATTCCGACAGCAGGCTACAAGATTTTTGACGACATCGACAAGGCACTATCACACGCGGCATTGTCAGATTGTCCCATCGTCATTAAGGCTGACGGACTCGCAAAAGGCAAGGGCGTTACTGTCGCAGAAAATTTCCAGCAGGCAAAGGACGCTATAATCTCGTGCATGAAGGATAAATCTTTCGGCGCGAGCGGTGAAAGAATCCTGATTGAGGAATGCTTATCCGGCCATGAAGTTACGGTGCTTGCGTTCACGGACGGACATACGATTGTCCCGATGGTCTCATCAATGGATCACAAACGCGCCTATGACGGCAACAAAGGCCCTAACACCGGCGGAATGGGAGTAATTGCCCCGAACCCGTATTACACTCCTGAAATTGCTGACGAATGCATGAGGACGATATTTCTTCCCACGATTGACGCAATGAACAAAGAGGGGCGGACATTCAAAGGGTGCTTGTATTTCGGATTAATGCTGACGGCTGACGGCCCGAAAGTTATCGAGTACAATTGCCGATTCGGAGACCCAGAAGCAGAAGCCGTACTGCCCCTCATGGAGTCGGATCTTCTTGATGTCATGATGGCTGTACGTGATGAGAGACTCGCAGATTGCCCGGTGAAATTCCGGGACGGTGCTTCATGCTGTGTTGTGTGCGCGTCATCGGGCTATCCCGGGTCATATCTCACGGGTTACCCGATTGATTTCGGGGACGCAGGAGACATGGCCGGGGTCGAAATCTTCCACGCAGGCACAAAATCAGAGGGCGGGAAAATCCTCACGTCAGGCGGGAGAGTCCTCGCTGTTACTGCCGTAAGTGATGACGCGGAGTCGGCGCGGTCAAAAGCGTATGAGGCCGTCAGCAAAATTTCTTTTGAGGGAATGCGTTACCGTTCGGACATAGGCGGGTGCTAA
- a CDS encoding sel1 repeat family protein produces the protein MSEVDITMEITVDGKLQDMLLRASGVLGVDVSQVLHEAVSAYFRRLVTDGKIPMEEAYSSVSNDGSETEYSLKDTNNIHDGKKYGLTPQERAKLTAGQLKTADKAESGDPKAQNTMGAYYESGNGVDKDPWKSIYWYTKAAEQGHPNAQYHLAVLYNKAEENPLKAYYWFEVARLCGFNITALHQDYILRLTEKLSPQQIKLAQEEARKTYGKIKKAGTK, from the coding sequence GAAATCACGGTTGACGGGAAATTACAGGACATGCTTTTGCGTGCAAGCGGTGTGTTAGGCGTTGACGTTTCGCAGGTTCTTCATGAGGCAGTGAGCGCATATTTTCGCAGGCTCGTAACAGACGGAAAAATACCGATGGAGGAAGCGTATTCATCAGTCAGCAATGACGGCAGCGAAACAGAATACAGCCTCAAAGACACGAATAATATACATGACGGCAAGAAATACGGACTGACTCCGCAAGAACGCGCGAAATTAACCGCAGGCCAGCTCAAGACCGCCGACAAAGCCGAAAGCGGAGACCCTAAAGCCCAAAACACAATGGGAGCATATTACGAGAGCGGGAACGGAGTCGACAAAGATCCCTGGAAGTCAATTTACTGGTACACGAAAGCCGCAGAGCAGGGACACCCTAACGCGCAGTATCATCTAGCTGTCCTCTACAACAAGGCAGAAGAGAATCCCCTGAAGGCTTATTACTGGTTCGAGGTCGCACGGCTTTGCGGATTCAACATTACTGCGCTCCATCAGGATTATATTCTGAGGCTGACGGAAAAACTTTCACCGCAGCAGATAAAACTAGCGCAGGAAGAAGCCCGAAAAACTTACGGCAAAATCAAGAAAGCAGGCACAAAATGA